Proteins encoded in a region of the Streptococcus sanguinis genome:
- a CDS encoding nitroreductase family protein: MKFLELNKKRHATKHFNYKPVDPKDVRTAIEIATLAPSAHNSQPWKFVVVRERNQALSETAFGGNVDQIKEAPVTIALFTDTDLTKRARKIARVAGVRNFSDEQLQFYMQNLPAEFARYSEQQKSDYLALNAGLVAMNLVLALTDQGIGSNIILGFDKSKVNEVLKIDERFRPELLITVGYTDEKLEPSYRLPVDEIIEKR; encoded by the coding sequence ATGAAATTTCTAGAACTCAATAAAAAGCGTCATGCGACCAAGCATTTCAATTACAAACCTGTGGATCCAAAGGATGTTCGCACAGCCATTGAAATTGCAACGTTGGCACCCAGTGCTCACAATAGCCAGCCATGGAAGTTCGTTGTGGTGCGGGAGCGTAATCAGGCTCTATCAGAGACAGCTTTTGGTGGAAATGTGGACCAGATTAAGGAAGCTCCAGTGACCATTGCCCTCTTTACTGATACAGATTTGACCAAGCGGGCTCGTAAGATTGCGCGTGTGGCTGGAGTGAGAAATTTTTCTGACGAGCAGCTCCAATTCTATATGCAGAATCTGCCAGCTGAGTTTGCTCGCTATAGTGAACAGCAAAAGAGCGATTATTTAGCTCTCAATGCTGGTCTGGTGGCTATGAACCTTGTTCTGGCTCTGACTGACCAGGGTATCGGATCTAACATCATTTTAGGCTTTGATAAATCAAAGGTTAATGAGGTTTTGAAAATTGATGAGCGTTTCCGTCCGGAACTCTTGATTACTGTTGGTTATACTGATGAAAAATTAGAACCTAGTTATCGTTTGCCAGTTGATGAAATCATTGAGAAACGTTGA
- a CDS encoding sugar ABC transporter permease produces the protein MKNRKKLGLLGIYVLLTVLALIWLTPIIWIFLTSFRGEGSNAVPYFFPKTYTFDNYIRLFNNNTYPFVQWFMNTLIVATATCILSTLITVGMAYSLSRIKFKHKNRFLKLALVLNMFPGFMSMIAVYYILKALNLTQTLTSLILVYSAGAALGFYIAKGFFDTIPYSLDESAMIDGATRFQIFRTITLPLSKPIIVYTALMAFMGPWVDFIFASVILGDVKEKYTVALGLFQMLNKDAINKWFLPFTSGAIIIAIPITLLFIFMQKYYVEGVTGGAVK, from the coding sequence ATGAAAAATAGAAAAAAACTCGGTTTATTAGGGATTTATGTCTTGTTGACTGTTTTAGCACTCATCTGGCTAACGCCGATTATCTGGATTTTTCTGACCAGCTTCCGTGGTGAAGGTTCTAATGCGGTCCCTTACTTCTTCCCTAAAACTTATACTTTTGACAACTATATCAGACTATTTAATAACAACACATATCCTTTTGTTCAGTGGTTTATGAATACCCTGATTGTTGCGACAGCGACTTGTATCCTGTCTACTTTGATTACTGTGGGTATGGCTTACTCACTCAGTCGTATCAAATTCAAGCATAAAAACCGTTTCCTCAAGCTGGCTCTGGTTCTTAACATGTTCCCAGGCTTCATGTCTATGATTGCGGTTTACTACATCTTGAAAGCACTCAATTTGACACAAACCCTGACGTCACTGATTCTGGTTTATTCAGCTGGAGCAGCTCTAGGTTTCTATATTGCTAAAGGTTTCTTTGACACTATCCCATATTCTTTAGACGAATCCGCTATGATCGACGGAGCGACCCGCTTCCAAATCTTCCGGACTATCACACTGCCGCTGTCAAAACCGATTATCGTTTACACAGCGCTTATGGCTTTCATGGGACCTTGGGTCGACTTCATCTTTGCCTCTGTCATCCTAGGCGATGTCAAGGAAAAATACACAGTGGCTTTAGGTCTTTTCCAAATGCTTAATAAGGATGCCATCAATAAATGGTTCTTGCCTTTCACATCTGGAGCGATTATCATCGCTATCCCAATCACTCTTCTCTTCATCTTCATGCAGAAATACTACGTAGAAGGTGTAACAGGCGGAGCAGTCAAATAA
- the pepV gene encoding dipeptidase PepV: MTIDFKAEVEKRREALLADLFSLLEINSERDDSKADKEHPFGPGPVQALHKFLEIAERDGYETKNVDNYAGHFTFGEGTEELGIFAHMDVVPAGSGWNTDPYKPEIIDGKLYARGSSDDKGPTMACYYGLKIIKDLGLPVSKRVRFVVGTDEESGWQDMDYYFKHVGLPEPDFGFSPDAEFPIINGEKGNITEYLHFANSNDGSFKLKSFTGGLRENMVPESATAIFTAAVDAAELDKKLQDFVAAHKVSASLKENGDALEVTVIGKSAHGSTPEDGINGATYLALFLNQFDFAGDSKAYLEVAAQVLHEDFTGEKLGIAYTDAKMGALSMNAGVFHFDSAKADNTIALNIRYPQGTDPKTIQTGLEKVADVVSVSLSEHGHTPHYVPADDELVATLLSVYEKQTGLKGHEQVIGGGTFGRLLKRGVAFGAMFPDYVNTMHQANEFTDVEDLFRAAAIYAEAIYELIK, from the coding sequence ATGACAATTGATTTTAAAGCGGAAGTTGAAAAACGCAGAGAAGCTCTCTTAGCTGACCTGTTCAGTCTTTTGGAAATTAACTCAGAGCGGGATGACTCCAAGGCAGACAAGGAGCATCCTTTTGGACCTGGTCCTGTTCAAGCTCTGCATAAGTTTTTAGAAATCGCAGAGCGTGATGGCTATGAAACCAAGAATGTTGACAATTATGCTGGTCACTTTACTTTTGGTGAGGGTACGGAAGAACTTGGGATTTTTGCCCACATGGATGTAGTCCCTGCCGGGAGTGGCTGGAATACAGATCCTTACAAACCTGAAATTATTGATGGTAAGCTTTATGCGCGTGGTTCATCTGATGACAAAGGTCCAACCATGGCTTGTTACTATGGTTTGAAAATCATCAAAGACTTGGGATTGCCAGTATCTAAGCGCGTTCGCTTTGTGGTGGGGACAGACGAGGAATCTGGTTGGCAAGACATGGACTATTATTTCAAGCATGTTGGCCTACCTGAGCCAGACTTTGGTTTCTCACCAGATGCAGAATTTCCAATCATTAACGGTGAAAAAGGGAATATCACAGAATATCTCCACTTTGCTAACAGTAATGATGGCAGCTTTAAACTCAAGAGCTTCACTGGCGGACTTCGTGAGAATATGGTGCCAGAATCTGCGACAGCTATTTTTACAGCAGCAGTTGATGCAGCGGAATTGGATAAGAAATTACAAGACTTTGTTGCTGCCCACAAGGTTTCAGCTAGTCTGAAAGAAAATGGCGACGCTCTTGAAGTGACAGTCATTGGGAAATCAGCTCATGGCTCTACACCAGAGGATGGTATCAACGGAGCAACTTATTTAGCTCTCTTCCTCAACCAATTTGACTTTGCTGGTGACTCCAAGGCTTATTTGGAAGTTGCAGCTCAAGTCCTGCACGAGGACTTTACAGGTGAGAAGTTAGGAATCGCTTATACAGATGCTAAAATGGGTGCTCTCAGCATGAATGCTGGTGTCTTCCATTTTGACAGTGCCAAGGCTGACAATACCATTGCTCTGAACATCCGTTACCCTCAAGGTACTGATCCGAAAACGATTCAGACCGGTCTTGAAAAAGTTGCTGATGTTGTGTCAGTAAGCCTATCTGAGCATGGACACACTCCGCACTATGTTCCAGCAGATGATGAGTTGGTAGCAACTCTTTTGAGTGTTTACGAAAAACAAACGGGTCTCAAAGGACATGAGCAAGTCATTGGTGGTGGAACCTTTGGCCGTCTTTTGAAGCGCGGTGTTGCTTTTGGCGCCATGTTCCCTGACTATGTCAACACTATGCACCAAGCCAATGAATTTACAGATGTAGAAGACCTTTTCCGTGCTGCGGCTATTTACGCGGAGGCTATCTACGAGCTAATCAAATAA
- the uvrC gene encoding excinuclease ABC subunit UvrC, which yields MNKLIQSKLELLPTSPGCYIHKDKNGTIIYVGKAKNLRNRVRSYFRGSHDTKTEALVSEIEDFEFIVTESNIEALLLEINLIKENQPKYNIMLKDDKSYPFIKITNETYPRLIITRQVKKDGGLYFGPYPDVGAANEIKRLLDRLFPFRKCTNPPEKVCFYYHLGQCKAHTICQVDSQYFKELAQEVAAFLKGQDDQIIEDLRGKMAGAAQAMEFEKAAEYRDLIQSIGTLRTKQRVMAKDLQNRDVFGYYVDKGWMCVQVFFVRQGKLIERDVNLFPYYNDPDEDFLTYIGQFYQEKSHLKPNEILIPADIDEEAVRAMVDTKVLKPQRGEKKQLVNLAIKNARVSLQQKFDLLEKSIEKTQGAIENLGQLLNIPTPVRIESFDNSNIMGTSPVSAMVVFVNGKPSKKDYRKYKIKTVVGPDDYASMREVIKRRYSRVIRDELTPPDLIVIDGGQGQVNIAKEVIQEQLGLDIPIAGLQKNDKHQTHELLFGDPLQVVELSRNSQEFFLLQRIQDEVHRFAITFHRQLRSKNSFSSQLDGIEGLGPKRKQNLMKHFKSLTKIKEASVDQIVEVGVPRAVAEAVREKLNPKTQEQEQAQLREVAEPIKELE from the coding sequence ATGAACAAGCTAATCCAATCAAAGCTGGAACTGTTGCCGACCAGTCCTGGCTGTTACATTCACAAGGACAAAAACGGTACCATTATCTATGTCGGTAAAGCAAAGAACCTTCGCAATCGAGTTCGTTCTTATTTCCGTGGCAGTCATGATACCAAGACGGAGGCTCTGGTTTCTGAGATTGAGGATTTTGAGTTTATTGTCACCGAGTCCAATATTGAGGCTTTGCTTCTGGAAATCAATCTAATCAAGGAAAACCAGCCCAAGTACAATATCATGCTCAAGGACGATAAGTCCTATCCTTTTATTAAAATTACCAATGAAACCTATCCGCGCCTAATCATCACGCGCCAAGTCAAAAAGGACGGTGGGCTTTATTTTGGCCCTTATCCGGATGTTGGTGCGGCCAATGAAATCAAGCGTCTCTTAGATCGGCTCTTTCCTTTTCGTAAGTGTACCAATCCACCTGAAAAGGTCTGCTTTTACTACCATCTGGGGCAGTGCAAGGCCCACACTATTTGTCAGGTAGACAGCCAGTATTTCAAGGAGCTAGCCCAGGAGGTTGCGGCCTTTCTCAAGGGTCAGGATGACCAGATTATTGAGGATTTACGGGGAAAAATGGCTGGCGCAGCGCAAGCTATGGAGTTTGAAAAGGCAGCGGAGTACCGCGACTTGATTCAGTCCATTGGCACCCTGCGAACCAAACAGCGAGTCATGGCCAAGGATTTGCAGAATCGTGATGTCTTTGGTTACTATGTGGATAAGGGCTGGATGTGTGTACAGGTTTTCTTTGTCCGCCAGGGTAAGCTAATCGAGCGTGACGTTAATCTCTTTCCTTATTACAATGATCCTGATGAGGATTTTTTGACCTATATCGGCCAGTTCTATCAGGAAAAATCCCACCTCAAGCCCAATGAAATTTTGATTCCGGCAGATATTGACGAAGAAGCTGTCCGAGCCATGGTGGATACTAAGGTGCTTAAGCCCCAGCGAGGCGAGAAGAAACAGTTAGTCAATCTCGCTATCAAAAACGCCCGAGTCAGTCTCCAGCAGAAATTTGACCTCTTGGAGAAATCTATTGAAAAGACTCAAGGGGCTATTGAGAATCTAGGGCAGCTCCTTAACATTCCGACACCTGTTCGTATTGAGTCTTTTGATAACTCCAACATCATGGGGACCAGTCCTGTATCAGCTATGGTGGTCTTTGTCAATGGTAAACCAAGCAAGAAGGACTATCGCAAGTATAAGATTAAGACTGTGGTAGGACCTGATGACTACGCAAGTATGCGTGAGGTCATCAAGCGGCGCTATAGTCGGGTGATTCGAGATGAACTGACTCCGCCTGATCTGATTGTCATTGACGGTGGACAGGGCCAGGTCAATATTGCTAAAGAAGTGATTCAGGAGCAGTTGGGATTGGATATTCCCATCGCTGGACTGCAAAAAAATGACAAGCACCAGACTCATGAATTGCTCTTTGGTGACCCTCTTCAGGTTGTAGAATTATCTCGCAATTCGCAGGAGTTTTTCCTACTCCAGCGTATCCAAGATGAGGTCCACCGCTTTGCAATTACCTTCCACCGCCAGCTCCGGTCTAAGAATTCCTTCTCATCGCAGCTAGATGGCATTGAAGGTTTGGGACCAAAACGCAAGCAGAATCTTATGAAACACTTCAAATCTCTAACCAAGATTAAAGAAGCCAGTGTTGACCAAATCGTCGAAGTCGGCGTGCCACGAGCAGTGGCAGAAGCAGTGCGGGAGAAGTTAAATCCGAAAACTCAGGAGCAGGAACAAGCACAGTTGCGAGAGGTGGCGGAGCCAATAAAAGAATTAGAATAA
- a CDS encoding CAP domain-containing protein, whose amino-acid sequence MRAAIPRLIIVCEIIKRRLIMEKKIGKSVVATGIAATTIISGGLTHQVHADELVESTVTAPQATEVTGKPVTAADVAVAQENAEAAKAKLDEQRSIVDTAKTEAEDAKTSVKVAEAAVETAKEMQAEATEENVAKAETEAKTAEQDVSAKDTAVREATAKAAKAEQAVKDQANTIKASQSLVDVAETELKQAKTPLNSEEQAVATAKSQQSQAQTALDNAKSELTKVEQAASSAPQVQAEIQNKINQAKESLGQTNQAISSLEGQIPAAEKAAATAPVDLRNTTYSQFLENVRNNAANQEIRDAANNALAVYQRGQNEFGITVNSDPTSPANLENNLQALELVKAINAYRRNAGLQELLVDPYANVASQVQTIYFERNNRHMGKLIGNENVAISFDPQGAVNFWHSEKALYQEIAAQYGLPTDETQIDANAIYMRVGAGVFAQIGHYVQMMDNKANAISAAYDKHPNQWGTPHGTSEVGFHHISNFDQRVNNGTLLTVAAMEQLLRAGGGRSAGSNANVTALKNQLAELKAQKVGQESAINILNVQLADAQKAAAAQIAAVEAARQKVATAENNLALTKQNVALKQEALDRATAKIAANLAPYQTNLSNAQAVLAAAKDKLAELQSAQEAAKANLTTAQEDLMSAQKTLAAAKKKVIDLQNAPQLLAEAERELAEAQLDYEAKQAILNQETATLAVLEEAYNSLQANYETLLNILNQASLLYGNALNSNYRSGEDKQTLTAVKGGAAGPGTEDESKKDSDAKTAEVHANTREVKGATTGAVQAAGGGAFTDFVVNPAAQLASVATTADKAPTVPAILPNTGSEAERLAIFGMALGAAAFLGTNKRRRRDEDYN is encoded by the coding sequence ATGCGGGCTGCTATACCCAGGTTAATTATAGTATGTGAGATTATAAAAAGGAGATTGATTATGGAAAAGAAAATAGGCAAGTCTGTTGTAGCGACTGGTATCGCGGCTACAACTATTATTTCTGGTGGACTGACCCATCAAGTGCACGCGGATGAGTTGGTTGAATCAACTGTAACAGCTCCACAAGCGACTGAAGTAACTGGGAAACCAGTGACAGCAGCAGATGTAGCTGTTGCCCAAGAAAATGCTGAAGCTGCCAAAGCTAAACTCGATGAGCAAAGATCGATAGTAGATACTGCTAAAACAGAAGCTGAAGATGCAAAAACTAGCGTGAAAGTTGCTGAAGCCGCTGTTGAGACTGCTAAAGAAATGCAGGCAGAAGCAACAGAAGAAAATGTTGCTAAAGCGGAGACAGAAGCAAAAACAGCAGAGCAAGATGTTAGCGCAAAAGACACTGCCGTTCGAGAAGCTACAGCTAAAGCTGCTAAGGCAGAACAGGCTGTTAAAGACCAAGCAAATACTATTAAGGCCAGTCAATCTCTTGTAGATGTTGCAGAGACTGAATTGAAACAAGCTAAAACACCACTTAACTCAGAAGAGCAAGCTGTAGCAACTGCTAAGAGTCAGCAAAGTCAAGCACAGACTGCTTTAGACAATGCAAAATCTGAACTGACAAAGGTAGAACAAGCAGCGTCTTCTGCTCCACAAGTGCAGGCTGAAATCCAGAATAAAATCAATCAGGCAAAGGAATCTTTGGGTCAAACCAATCAAGCTATCAGCTCTCTTGAAGGACAGATTCCGGCTGCCGAGAAAGCAGCAGCAACAGCTCCTGTTGACCTTCGTAATACGACTTATTCTCAATTTTTAGAAAATGTTCGTAACAATGCGGCTAATCAGGAGATTCGTGATGCTGCTAACAATGCTCTTGCAGTTTATCAACGTGGACAAAATGAGTTTGGTATCACAGTTAATTCTGACCCAACCAGTCCAGCTAATTTAGAAAATAACCTGCAAGCTTTAGAGTTGGTTAAGGCCATTAATGCTTACCGTCGTAATGCCGGCTTACAAGAGTTGTTGGTTGATCCGTATGCGAATGTGGCCAGCCAGGTTCAGACTATCTACTTTGAGCGTAATAACAGGCACATGGGTAAGCTGATTGGTAACGAGAATGTGGCGATTAGTTTTGACCCGCAAGGGGCTGTCAATTTCTGGCATAGTGAAAAAGCTCTCTACCAAGAGATTGCAGCGCAATATGGACTGCCTACAGATGAAACTCAGATTGATGCTAATGCTATCTATATGAGAGTTGGAGCAGGTGTATTTGCTCAGATTGGCCACTATGTTCAGATGATGGACAATAAAGCCAATGCTATCTCAGCAGCTTATGATAAACATCCAAATCAATGGGGCACTCCTCATGGTACATCCGAAGTTGGTTTCCATCACATTAGCAACTTTGACCAACGTGTTAATAACGGTACTCTATTGACTGTTGCGGCTATGGAGCAGTTGTTACGTGCTGGTGGTGGTCGTTCTGCAGGTTCTAATGCAAATGTTACAGCTCTTAAGAATCAGTTAGCTGAACTCAAGGCTCAAAAAGTTGGTCAGGAATCAGCTATCAATATCCTCAATGTTCAATTAGCTGATGCTCAAAAGGCAGCGGCAGCTCAAATTGCAGCAGTTGAAGCAGCTCGTCAGAAGGTAGCAACTGCTGAAAATAATCTGGCATTGACCAAGCAAAATGTTGCCCTTAAGCAGGAAGCTCTCGACAGAGCGACAGCTAAGATTGCAGCAAACCTAGCACCTTATCAGACTAACTTGAGCAATGCTCAGGCAGTTCTAGCGGCAGCTAAAGATAAGTTGGCAGAACTTCAGTCAGCTCAAGAAGCCGCGAAAGCTAATTTGACAACTGCTCAAGAGGACTTGATGTCTGCTCAAAAGACATTAGCAGCAGCTAAAAAGAAAGTTATTGACCTTCAAAATGCTCCTCAGTTACTTGCAGAAGCAGAGCGGGAGTTGGCAGAAGCGCAGCTTGATTATGAAGCTAAACAAGCAATCTTAAATCAAGAAACTGCAACTTTAGCTGTCCTTGAAGAGGCTTACAACAGTCTTCAAGCTAATTATGAAACTCTCTTGAATATCTTGAACCAAGCATCTCTCCTTTATGGAAATGCTCTGAATAGTAACTATCGCTCAGGTGAAGATAAACAGACTCTAACAGCTGTAAAAGGTGGAGCAGCTGGTCCAGGTACAGAGGATGAATCTAAGAAAGATTCAGATGCTAAGACTGCAGAAGTTCATGCGAACACTCGTGAAGTCAAAGGAGCAACTACGGGTGCCGTTCAAGCGGCAGGTGGTGGTGCATTTACTGATTTTGTTGTAAATCCTGCAGCTCAGCTAGCAAGTGTGGCTACGACAGCCGATAAGGCTCCAACGGTACCTGCTATTCTGCCAAATACTGGTTCAGAAGCAGAACGCCTTGCAATTTTTGGTATGGCACTTGGTGCAGCTGCCTTTTTGGGAACCAATAAGCGCCGTCGCAGAGACGAAGATTATAATTAA
- the trmD gene encoding tRNA (guanosine(37)-N1)-methyltransferase TrmD, with translation MKIDILTLFPEMFAPLEHSIVGKAREKGLLEINYHNFRENAEKSRHVDDEPYGGGQGMLLRAQPIFDAYDAIEKKQPRVILLDPAGRTFDQTYAEELSKEEELIFICGHYEGYDERIKTLVTDEISLGDYVLTGGELAAMTMIDATVRLIPEVIGKEASHTDDSFSSGLLEYPQYTRPYDYRGMVVPEVLMSGHHENIRKWRLYESLKKTYLRRPDLLERYEMTAEEEAMLEEIRQAQSD, from the coding sequence ATGAAAATTGATATTTTGACTCTCTTTCCGGAGATGTTTGCGCCCTTGGAACACTCTATCGTCGGTAAAGCTCGGGAAAAAGGCCTCTTAGAAATCAACTACCACAATTTCCGAGAAAATGCTGAAAAATCCCGGCATGTAGACGACGAGCCATACGGCGGAGGCCAGGGTATGCTGCTACGGGCCCAACCTATTTTTGATGCCTATGATGCCATTGAAAAGAAGCAACCGCGTGTGATTTTGCTGGATCCTGCTGGTCGGACTTTTGACCAAACCTATGCTGAGGAGCTGTCTAAGGAAGAGGAACTCATTTTCATTTGTGGCCATTACGAAGGCTATGATGAGCGGATCAAGACTTTAGTGACAGACGAGATCTCGCTTGGGGACTATGTTCTTACTGGGGGAGAATTGGCAGCCATGACTATGATTGATGCTACCGTTCGCTTGATTCCAGAGGTTATTGGAAAGGAAGCCAGTCATACAGATGACAGTTTTTCGTCTGGACTCTTGGAATATCCTCAGTACACTCGGCCTTATGACTATCGGGGTATGGTTGTTCCTGAAGTCCTTATGAGCGGTCATCATGAAAACATCCGCAAGTGGCGTCTCTATGAAAGTCTGAAAAAGACCTATCTAAGACGTCCTGACTTGCTGGAACGCTATGAAATGACGGCCGAAGAAGAAGCGATGTTAGAAGAAATTCGACAAGCTCAATCTGACTGA
- a CDS encoding extracellular solute-binding protein, with the protein MKTWKKVVLGSVSLLAAGTLLAACSSNSSKESSSSKADSKTLKLWVPTGAKDSYSDTVSKFEKESGYKVDVVEMEDPNAQENLTKDASTAADVFSLPHDQLGKLVEAGAIQEVPSNMAEEIKKNDTEQAAIGAQYKGKTYAFPFGIESQVTYYNKSKLSADDVKSYETITSKAKFGGNLKEVNAYATAPLFLSVGDTLFGKDGEQVDGTNWGNEAGVNVLKFIAAQKNNSGFVNVDAANLLAKFEDGSVDAFQSGPWDYAAAEKAVGKDNLGISVYPTVNIGGQDVQQKAFLGVKLYAVNQTPSNGDTDRIAASYKLAQALTSKESQENQFKFEGRHIIPANKEVQESEDVKKDALAQAVITMGSSDTYTTVMPKLSQMSVFWTESAAILSDAYNGKFGEDQYLAKLQQFDKDLAAAK; encoded by the coding sequence ATGAAAACATGGAAAAAAGTAGTATTGGGCAGTGTCAGCTTGCTGGCTGCAGGAACGCTCTTAGCAGCTTGTAGCTCAAATAGCAGCAAGGAGAGCTCTTCTTCTAAAGCCGATAGCAAGACCTTGAAACTTTGGGTACCAACTGGTGCTAAAGATTCTTACTCTGATACAGTTAGCAAGTTCGAGAAAGAATCAGGCTACAAGGTTGACGTAGTCGAAATGGAAGATCCAAACGCTCAGGAAAATCTGACAAAAGATGCTAGTACTGCTGCCGATGTTTTCTCTCTGCCACACGACCAACTAGGTAAATTAGTTGAAGCCGGAGCTATTCAAGAAGTTCCTTCTAATATGGCAGAAGAAATCAAGAAAAACGATACAGAACAAGCAGCGATTGGTGCTCAGTATAAAGGTAAAACTTATGCTTTCCCATTTGGTATCGAGTCACAAGTAACCTACTACAACAAGTCAAAACTTTCTGCTGACGATGTTAAATCATACGAAACAATTACATCTAAAGCTAAATTCGGCGGAAACTTGAAAGAAGTTAATGCTTACGCTACTGCTCCACTCTTCCTTTCTGTTGGCGACACTCTCTTTGGTAAAGATGGTGAACAAGTAGACGGAACAAACTGGGGTAACGAAGCTGGTGTGAACGTTCTGAAGTTCATTGCAGCTCAAAAGAATAACAGTGGTTTTGTAAACGTAGATGCTGCTAACCTTCTTGCTAAATTTGAAGATGGTTCAGTTGACGCTTTCCAATCTGGTCCATGGGACTATGCAGCTGCTGAAAAAGCTGTCGGCAAAGACAACCTTGGTATCTCTGTTTACCCAACTGTTAACATCGGTGGACAAGACGTTCAACAAAAAGCCTTCCTTGGTGTAAAACTTTACGCAGTTAACCAAACACCTTCAAACGGCGACACTGACCGTATCGCAGCAAGCTACAAACTGGCTCAAGCACTTACTAGCAAAGAAAGCCAAGAAAACCAATTCAAGTTTGAAGGACGTCACATCATCCCAGCTAACAAAGAAGTACAAGAGTCTGAAGATGTGAAGAAAGATGCATTGGCACAAGCTGTTATCACAATGGGATCTTCTGATACCTACACAACAGTTATGCCTAAACTTAGCCAAATGTCTGTCTTCTGGACTGAAAGTGCTGCAATCCTCAGCGATGCTTACAACGGTAAATTTGGTGAAGATCAATACCTCGCAAAATTACAACAGTTTGATAAAGATTTAGCAGCAGCTAAATAA
- a CDS encoding carbohydrate ABC transporter permease, whose protein sequence is MTQSSYDNASMVQVFKEGTWDVKLSFLVMGLSNLVNKQFIKGLLFLFSEIAFLIAFAVQIIPAIGGMITLGTQEQGEAIKKVNGLEITVQVAGDNSMLMLIFGLASLIFCAVFAYIYWCNLKSARHLMALKQSGQKIPNFVEDFKTLADGRFHMGLMSIPLIGVLLFTILPLIYMICLAFTNFDHKHPAPKSLFDWVGFSSFGDVFSGRMASTFFPLLGWTLIWAVAATATTFFFGIVLALLLNTKGLKYKKVWRTLFVITIAVPQFVSLLLMRNFLNDNGPLNGLLQSLHLIQHPIPFLSDPVWAKFSIILVNMWIGIPFTMLVATGIIMNLPSEQIEAAEIDGASKLQIFKSITFPQILLIMAPSLIQQFIGNINNFNVIYFLTGGGPTNSSYYQAGSTDLLVTWLYKLTVSAKDYNLASVIGILIFAISAAFSLLAYTRSASFKEGTAK, encoded by the coding sequence ATGACTCAGTCATCTTATGACAATGCATCCATGGTTCAGGTTTTTAAAGAGGGAACATGGGATGTCAAACTCTCTTTTCTGGTAATGGGACTGAGCAACCTTGTAAACAAACAATTTATCAAGGGGCTGCTCTTCCTCTTCTCAGAAATTGCTTTCCTGATTGCTTTTGCAGTTCAAATCATACCAGCTATTGGCGGCATGATTACATTGGGAACTCAAGAGCAAGGAGAGGCTATCAAAAAAGTTAACGGCTTGGAAATCACCGTTCAAGTAGCGGGTGACAACTCTATGCTGATGCTGATTTTTGGACTTGCTTCTCTTATCTTCTGTGCTGTCTTCGCCTACATCTACTGGTGCAACCTGAAAAGTGCTCGCCACTTAATGGCTCTTAAACAGTCTGGTCAGAAGATTCCTAACTTCGTTGAGGACTTCAAGACGCTTGCAGACGGCCGTTTCCACATGGGACTGATGAGCATTCCACTTATCGGAGTACTGCTCTTTACCATCCTGCCTCTGATCTATATGATCTGTTTGGCCTTTACTAACTTTGACCATAAGCATCCAGCTCCTAAGTCACTTTTTGACTGGGTTGGCTTCTCTAGTTTCGGTGATGTTTTCTCAGGCCGTATGGCTAGCACCTTCTTCCCACTTTTAGGCTGGACTTTGATTTGGGCGGTTGCTGCGACAGCTACTACTTTCTTCTTCGGAATTGTTTTGGCTCTCTTGCTCAATACCAAAGGTCTCAAGTACAAGAAAGTTTGGCGCACACTCTTCGTTATTACTATCGCAGTTCCACAATTCGTATCCCTGCTCTTGATGCGTAATTTCCTGAATGACAATGGACCTTTGAACGGATTGTTGCAAAGTCTCCATCTCATTCAGCATCCAATTCCATTCTTGAGTGACCCTGTTTGGGCTAAGTTCTCAATCATCCTTGTCAATATGTGGATTGGTATTCCATTTACCATGCTGGTAGCGACTGGGATTATCATGAACCTGCCTAGTGAGCAAATCGAAGCTGCTGAGATTGATGGAGCTAGCAAGCTTCAAATCTTCAAGAGCATTACTTTCCCTCAAATTCTCTTGATTATGGCGCCATCACTCATCCAACAGTTTATCGGGAACATCAACAACTTCAATGTGATCTACTTCCTGACAGGTGGTGGACCAACTAACTCTTCCTACTATCAGGCAGGCTCAACTGACCTCTTGGTTACCTGGCTCTATAAACTGACCGTTTCTGCCAAGGACTACAATCTGGCATCTGTTATCGGTATCCTGATTTTTGCAATCTCTGCAGCCTTCAGTCTCTTAGCCTATACTAGATCCGCATCATTCAAGGAAGGAACTGCTAAATAA